In a single window of the Deinococcus yavapaiensis KR-236 genome:
- a CDS encoding ABC transporter ATP-binding protein translates to MTALGLSKLGKRFGATWAVRELDLEVPEGELFALLGANGAGKTTTLRMIAGLLLPTEGDVSILGHSVTREPNAAKRPLAYLPDDPLLYGKLRPLEYLEFVAGLWGLSATSAARRAQELLTWLGLWEHRFEVVETYSRGMKQKLALAGALIHEPRVMLLDEPLTGLDAAAAKLVKDALRDFVASGGTIVLTTHILDVAERMADRIGIIAGGRLIAQGTLADLRAQSGEEGGTLEAVFLDLVARGSGRP, encoded by the coding sequence ATGACGGCCCTGGGACTCTCGAAACTCGGCAAGCGCTTCGGCGCGACGTGGGCCGTGCGCGAACTCGATTTGGAGGTGCCCGAGGGAGAACTGTTCGCCCTGCTCGGAGCGAACGGCGCGGGCAAGACGACGACCCTGCGCATGATCGCGGGCTTGCTGCTGCCGACCGAGGGTGACGTGTCGATTCTCGGGCATTCCGTGACGCGCGAGCCGAACGCGGCGAAGCGTCCCTTGGCGTACCTGCCCGACGATCCGTTGCTGTACGGCAAGCTGCGCCCGCTGGAGTATTTGGAGTTCGTCGCGGGCCTCTGGGGGCTGAGCGCGACGTCGGCGGCGCGACGAGCGCAGGAATTGCTGACGTGGCTGGGCTTGTGGGAGCACCGTTTCGAGGTCGTGGAGACGTACTCGCGCGGTATGAAGCAAAAGCTCGCGCTCGCCGGAGCGCTGATCCACGAGCCGCGCGTGATGCTGCTCGACGAGCCGCTCACGGGGCTCGACGCGGCCGCCGCCAAGCTCGTGAAGGACGCGCTTCGTGACTTCGTGGCGAGCGGCGGCACGATCGTCTTGACGACGCACATCCTCGACGTCGCCGAGCGCATGGCGGACCGGATCGGCATCATCGCCGGAGGACGGTTGATCGCGCAGGGAACGCTGGCGGATTTACGGGCGCAGAGCGGCGAGGAGGGAGGCACCTTGGAGGCGGTGTTCCTCGATCTCGTGGCGAGAGGAAGCGGGCGCCCGTGA